One Arthrobacter sp. StoSoilB20 DNA segment encodes these proteins:
- the mraZ gene encoding division/cell wall cluster transcriptional repressor MraZ — protein MFLGTHSPRLDEKGRIILPAKFREELAEGLVLTRGQERCIYVFSQKEFERIHESMREAPLSSKQARDYIRVFLSGASDEVPDKQGRVTIPPALRAYAGLGRELAVIGAGTRAEIWDAEAWNEYLNEKEAAFSETDDDNLPGFI, from the coding sequence ATGTTTCTGGGCACTCACTCGCCGCGTCTCGATGAAAAGGGCCGGATCATCCTTCCCGCCAAGTTCCGCGAGGAGCTTGCCGAGGGGCTGGTCCTCACCAGGGGTCAGGAACGCTGCATCTACGTCTTCAGCCAGAAAGAATTCGAACGTATTCACGAGTCGATGCGGGAAGCACCACTGTCTTCCAAGCAGGCCCGCGACTATATTCGCGTTTTCCTGTCCGGAGCCTCTGATGAAGTACCTGACAAGCAGGGGCGCGTGACCATTCCGCCGGCGCTCCGGGCATACGCAGGCCTTGGCAGGGAGTTGGCTGTGATCGGAGCCGGCACCCGTGCGGAGATCTGGGATGCCGAAGCTTGGAATGAGTACCTCAACGAGAAGGAAGCAGCCTTCTCGGAAACGGATGACGACAATCTGCCCGGGTTTATCTGA
- the murF gene encoding UDP-N-acetylmuramoyl-tripeptide--D-alanyl-D-alanine ligase encodes MIALTAAEIADLTHGRLTGAADVVPTSVVTDSREATPGSLYVAKRGEHADGHDFVAAAFERGAVLVLAEREVTDVAGSPFPAVVVDDAVLAMGALAAESVRRIRAERAQHGEDFTVIGITGSAGKTTTKDLLAGVLSAAGKTVAPQGSYNGEVGVPLTVFAADAQTRYLVIEMGATGLGHIKYLADMVKPDIGVVLVVGTAHAGEFGGVENIAKTKGELVEALTEHGTAVINLDDARVSAMRSRTNAKVLGFTSSPATTEEVEARNVVVNGQGFPEFDLVLPDGGPAVQVRSRLIGAHHVTNLLAAAAAAFAAGIPATAIATSLSSQSAASRWRMERTERADGVTIINDAYNANPESMRAALRTLADLGQGRRTWAVLGAMLELGEDSIREHTSVGTQVVRLNISRLVVVGREARALYISAIQEGSWGDECSFTETVEEAYELLQNELEPGDLVLFKSSNGVGLRHLGDRIALPPRAEPTGDNAAGTAASEGNELL; translated from the coding sequence ATGATTGCACTTACTGCGGCGGAGATCGCCGACCTCACCCATGGCCGATTGACCGGAGCAGCGGACGTCGTGCCCACCTCCGTCGTCACTGATTCGCGGGAAGCGACGCCCGGTTCCCTGTATGTGGCCAAGCGCGGCGAACACGCCGACGGCCACGATTTCGTCGCTGCTGCTTTCGAACGTGGCGCCGTCCTGGTTCTTGCCGAGCGTGAAGTCACCGATGTCGCTGGAAGCCCGTTCCCCGCCGTCGTGGTTGATGACGCCGTCCTGGCCATGGGCGCGTTGGCTGCTGAGAGCGTCCGGCGCATCAGGGCCGAACGTGCCCAGCACGGCGAGGACTTCACCGTCATCGGCATCACCGGCTCGGCGGGTAAGACCACCACCAAGGATCTCCTGGCCGGAGTGCTTTCCGCGGCCGGCAAGACCGTGGCCCCGCAGGGCTCCTACAACGGCGAGGTGGGCGTCCCGCTGACGGTTTTCGCTGCTGACGCCCAAACCCGTTACCTGGTCATCGAAATGGGTGCCACTGGACTGGGGCACATCAAGTACCTCGCGGACATGGTCAAGCCGGACATCGGTGTTGTCCTGGTAGTCGGCACTGCGCATGCTGGTGAATTCGGTGGAGTCGAAAACATCGCCAAGACCAAGGGCGAACTCGTAGAAGCGCTCACTGAGCACGGTACAGCTGTGATCAACCTCGACGACGCCCGGGTTTCGGCCATGCGAAGCCGGACCAACGCCAAAGTCCTGGGTTTCACATCTTCACCGGCGACCACCGAGGAAGTCGAAGCCCGCAACGTTGTAGTCAACGGCCAGGGATTCCCTGAATTTGATCTTGTACTCCCCGACGGCGGACCGGCGGTCCAGGTGCGAAGCCGGCTGATCGGCGCTCATCACGTCACCAACCTGCTGGCCGCTGCGGCAGCCGCCTTCGCCGCAGGTATCCCGGCAACAGCCATTGCCACCTCCCTGAGCTCACAGTCGGCGGCCAGCCGCTGGCGCATGGAGCGGACGGAACGCGCCGACGGCGTGACCATCATCAACGACGCCTATAACGCCAATCCTGAATCGATGCGGGCCGCGCTGCGGACCCTGGCCGACCTTGGACAGGGCAGAAGGACCTGGGCTGTCCTGGGCGCCATGCTTGAGCTGGGGGAGGACTCCATCCGCGAGCACACATCAGTAGGCACGCAGGTGGTCCGCTTGAACATCTCACGGCTGGTGGTGGTGGGACGCGAAGCACGGGCCCTCTACATCTCTGCCATCCAGGAAGGATCCTGGGGAGATGAATGTTCGTTCACCGAAACTGTGGAAGAAGCCTACGAGCTCCTTCAGAACGAGCTCGAACCCGGTGACCTGGTGCTGTTCAAATCCTCCAACGGCGTGGGGCTGCGGCATTTGGGTGATCGGATAGCATTACCTCCACGGGCCGAGCCCACCGGAGACAACGCAGCCGGCACGGCTGCAAGCGAAGGGAACGAGCTGCTGTGA
- a CDS encoding polyprenyl synthetase family protein, with product MTALAAVTSEQTEFINGVAGKLKGFLSGQQELMASVSPDVEPLIGSISHLVTGGKRLRALMCYWGWRGAGGQAGNPEILTAGCALELFQAAALIHDDIIDRSDTRRGGPSVHKRFSQLHELNGWALDSGRFGDAAAILTGDLCLSFSEESFTEIGPRAAAGTPARRIFNVMRAEVMAGQYLDILEEVAGPVRDRAGSVDRAQSIIRYKSAKYSTEHPLALGGALAGAPTGLLKEYSEFSLPLGEAFQMRDDVLGVFGDPETTGKPAGDDLLEGKRTVLVGFALNQASTADAEYLDRMLGNPDLGEDDVARIRRIMVQCGALDATESLIAKLSNQAFEALERLPLDDVPLTALRQLAEAAVSRAA from the coding sequence GTGACGGCACTGGCAGCAGTAACGTCCGAACAGACGGAGTTCATCAACGGCGTTGCCGGCAAGCTGAAGGGCTTCCTGTCGGGACAGCAAGAACTCATGGCTTCGGTGTCCCCGGACGTCGAGCCGCTCATCGGCTCGATTTCACACCTGGTGACGGGCGGCAAACGCCTCCGGGCACTGATGTGCTACTGGGGTTGGAGGGGCGCCGGCGGACAGGCCGGGAACCCGGAGATCCTCACTGCCGGGTGTGCGCTGGAACTGTTTCAGGCTGCAGCATTGATCCACGACGACATCATCGACCGGTCCGATACCCGCCGTGGCGGCCCCAGCGTGCACAAGCGCTTCAGCCAGCTCCATGAATTGAACGGCTGGGCTCTGGACAGTGGTCGATTCGGAGATGCCGCAGCCATCTTGACCGGCGATCTCTGCTTGTCGTTCAGCGAGGAGTCTTTTACCGAAATCGGCCCCCGGGCGGCAGCAGGAACTCCTGCACGGCGAATATTCAATGTCATGAGGGCAGAGGTCATGGCCGGCCAATACCTGGACATTCTTGAGGAAGTGGCGGGCCCTGTCCGTGACCGGGCCGGGTCCGTGGACCGGGCGCAATCAATCATCCGTTACAAGTCGGCGAAATACTCCACGGAACATCCGCTGGCATTGGGTGGTGCCCTCGCCGGCGCCCCCACAGGGCTCCTGAAGGAATATTCAGAGTTTTCCTTGCCACTGGGTGAGGCATTCCAGATGCGGGACGATGTCCTCGGGGTATTTGGCGATCCTGAAACGACCGGCAAACCGGCCGGCGATGATTTGCTTGAAGGCAAACGCACCGTCCTGGTCGGATTTGCCCTGAACCAGGCTTCAACCGCTGACGCGGAGTACCTGGACCGAATGCTGGGGAATCCGGATCTGGGCGAAGACGACGTCGCCCGGATACGTCGGATCATGGTCCAATGCGGCGCCTTGGATGCCACGGAATCGCTGATTGCAAAGCTGAGCAACCAGGCCTTCGAAGCGTTGGAACGCCTGCCACTGGATGACGTGCCGCTCACCGCCCTGCGGCAACTGGCTGAGGCTGCCGTCAGCCGCGCAGCATAA
- the mraY gene encoding phospho-N-acetylmuramoyl-pentapeptide-transferase has protein sequence MIALLIGAGVALLVALIGTPLFIRFLVAKSYGQFIRDDGPTSHHTKRGTPTMGGTVVVAAVLISYFVTHLIMWMMNPRSPGPSASGLLLLFLMVGMGFVGFLDDYIKISNKRSLGLNARAKLILQAAVGIIFAVLVLQFPNEDGLRPASTQISLVRDIPWLDLAFGGTVLGAILFIVWSNLIITAATNGVNLTDGLDGLAAGASIMVFGAYTIMGIWQNNQACGSPREAGSGCYQVRDPMDLALLAAILSAALVGFLWWNTSPAKIFMGDTGSLAIGGAVAAFAILSRTELLLAFIGGLFVLITLSVIIQVGFFKLSGGKRVFKMAPLQHHFELKGWAEVTVVVRFWILAGLFVAAGLGIFYAEWVVLL, from the coding sequence GTGATTGCACTTTTGATCGGCGCCGGCGTCGCCCTTCTGGTGGCCCTGATAGGGACACCCCTGTTCATCAGGTTCCTCGTGGCCAAGAGCTACGGGCAATTCATCCGTGACGACGGGCCAACATCGCACCACACCAAGCGGGGAACCCCCACCATGGGCGGAACTGTGGTGGTTGCCGCTGTCCTGATCAGCTACTTCGTAACGCACCTGATCATGTGGATGATGAACCCACGCTCCCCAGGACCTTCCGCGTCCGGGCTTCTCCTGCTCTTCCTGATGGTGGGCATGGGCTTCGTTGGCTTCCTGGATGACTACATCAAGATTTCCAACAAGCGAAGCCTGGGGCTCAACGCCCGTGCCAAGCTGATCCTCCAAGCCGCGGTGGGAATCATTTTCGCCGTCCTGGTCCTGCAATTCCCCAACGAGGACGGGTTGCGTCCGGCATCCACCCAGATCTCCCTGGTCCGTGACATCCCGTGGCTGGACCTGGCCTTCGGGGGAACAGTGCTCGGTGCGATCCTTTTCATCGTGTGGTCCAACCTGATCATCACCGCCGCCACCAACGGCGTAAACCTGACTGACGGCCTGGACGGGCTTGCTGCGGGCGCCTCCATCATGGTTTTTGGTGCCTACACCATCATGGGTATCTGGCAGAACAACCAGGCCTGTGGATCCCCGCGGGAGGCCGGCAGCGGTTGCTACCAGGTGCGGGATCCCATGGATCTGGCCCTGTTGGCCGCGATCCTCAGTGCCGCTTTGGTGGGCTTCCTCTGGTGGAACACTTCGCCGGCAAAGATCTTCATGGGGGACACCGGCTCGCTGGCGATCGGCGGCGCTGTGGCAGCATTTGCCATCTTGTCCCGCACGGAACTCCTGCTTGCTTTCATCGGAGGCCTCTTCGTCCTGATCACCCTTTCGGTGATCATCCAAGTGGGCTTCTTCAAGCTCAGTGGCGGCAAGCGTGTGTTCAAGATGGCACCGCTCCAGCACCACTTTGAACTGAAGGGCTGGGCAGAAGTCACAGTGGTGGTCCGCTTCTGGATCCTTGCAGGCCTCTTCGTAGCCGCCGGCCTCGGAATTTTCTACGCTGAATGGGTGGTACTGCTGTGA
- a CDS encoding UDP-N-acetylmuramoyl-L-alanyl-D-glutamate--2,6-diaminopimelate ligase, with translation MSEHNEAANNVTTPDAGRSGFRPGSVAAVPLATIAEVLGVAAPEEGHHGGVTGITLNSRAVEPGDLYMALPGASRHGADFVPQAVEAGAAAVVTDDAGARQLALAGEQPVPVLIVDEPRTVVGPLAALIYRSQPAEGGSPALYGVTGTNGKTTTTYFINSLLRALGRKTGLIGTIEIVAGGEPIPSLLTTPESTDVHALLALMRERGLDAASMEVSSHAISYRRVDGVMFDVAGFTNLTQDHLDLHGSMEEYFRTKADLFTAKRARHAVVTVDDDWGRKLVDLADIPVTTLSAGGAAAGSDWHVAGITARGLGSEFELRHVDGRMLRVHTGLPGAFNVANAALATIMVLASGVDGQALQAALDAHDPFTVAVPGRMQLVSTEPAAVVDFAHNPDALARALEAVRSPEEGSRVIVVFGATGQRDQGKRPTMGAIAARLADVVIVSDDDPHDEDAASIRAEVLQGAYAARDTEGLASEIVESYPRDAAIRLAVEMAEASDTILVAGRGHEVWQEVKGVNLALDDRVELRAALTSKGFSVSTDQRIES, from the coding sequence GTGTCAGAGCACAATGAGGCAGCCAACAACGTCACGACGCCGGACGCAGGCCGGTCCGGCTTCCGGCCCGGGTCTGTTGCAGCGGTGCCCTTGGCCACCATCGCGGAGGTCCTTGGCGTGGCCGCCCCGGAAGAGGGGCACCACGGGGGAGTAACGGGTATTACGCTCAACTCCAGGGCAGTGGAACCCGGCGATCTCTATATGGCTTTACCGGGAGCTTCGCGCCATGGTGCCGACTTTGTTCCCCAGGCAGTAGAGGCCGGAGCCGCTGCCGTGGTGACGGACGACGCCGGGGCACGCCAGCTTGCGCTGGCAGGCGAACAGCCGGTGCCTGTCCTCATTGTTGATGAGCCGCGCACGGTGGTGGGTCCCCTCGCTGCGCTGATCTACCGCAGCCAGCCGGCCGAGGGCGGATCTCCCGCGCTCTACGGTGTCACCGGGACCAACGGCAAGACCACCACCACCTACTTCATCAACTCGCTGCTGCGGGCCCTTGGCCGGAAGACGGGGCTCATCGGCACCATCGAGATTGTGGCAGGTGGCGAACCCATCCCGAGCTTGCTGACCACTCCGGAGTCCACCGATGTCCATGCCCTGCTGGCATTGATGCGGGAGCGTGGACTGGACGCGGCGTCCATGGAGGTCTCATCACACGCAATCTCGTACCGCCGGGTGGATGGGGTCATGTTCGACGTCGCAGGCTTTACCAACCTCACCCAGGACCACCTGGACCTGCACGGGAGCATGGAAGAGTACTTCCGCACCAAGGCTGACCTTTTCACCGCCAAGAGGGCCCGCCACGCCGTGGTTACCGTCGATGACGACTGGGGACGCAAACTCGTTGACTTGGCCGATATCCCGGTCACGACTCTCTCCGCCGGTGGAGCAGCCGCTGGTTCCGACTGGCACGTCGCAGGCATCACTGCCCGCGGGCTAGGCTCCGAATTCGAACTCCGGCACGTCGACGGCCGGATGCTGCGCGTCCACACCGGCCTGCCTGGAGCCTTCAATGTGGCCAACGCGGCACTGGCCACCATCATGGTCCTGGCATCAGGAGTGGATGGACAGGCGCTTCAGGCGGCATTGGACGCCCATGATCCTTTCACCGTCGCCGTTCCCGGACGCATGCAGTTGGTGTCCACTGAACCGGCGGCCGTTGTTGATTTTGCCCACAATCCCGATGCTTTGGCGCGCGCCCTGGAGGCCGTACGATCCCCGGAGGAGGGGTCCCGGGTCATCGTGGTCTTTGGTGCCACCGGCCAGCGGGATCAAGGTAAACGGCCCACCATGGGTGCCATAGCCGCGCGACTGGCTGACGTTGTGATAGTCAGCGATGACGATCCCCATGACGAAGATGCAGCCTCCATTCGGGCAGAAGTGCTCCAGGGCGCCTACGCCGCGCGGGATACGGAGGGACTGGCCAGCGAAATCGTTGAGTCTTACCCCAGGGACGCGGCGATCCGACTGGCCGTGGAGATGGCCGAAGCCAGCGACACCATCCTGGTTGCCGGGCGCGGCCACGAAGTGTGGCAAGAGGTCAAAGGCGTCAACCTGGCCCTGGACGACAGGGTGGAATTGCGTGCCGCCTTGACATCCAAGGGATTCAGCGTTTCAACGGACCAGCGGATAGAGTCCTAA
- the rsmH gene encoding 16S rRNA (cytosine(1402)-N(4))-methyltransferase RsmH, translated as MEEQDAAKPTSERHVPVLKDRCINLLAPGFEAARKRGATPVAIDATLGMGGHSEAMLQRFPDLHLVGIDRDEEALALAGARLEPFSDRTDLVHAVYDEIGEVLDDLGISEVHGILMDLGVSSLQLDERERGFAYSYDAPLDMRMDTSRGQTAADVVNNYSEDELVRIIRKWGEEKFAGRIANRIVNARVEKPFATTGELVEQIRSVVPAAAAKSGGHPAKRTFQALRIEVNEELDVLERAVPAAVAATAMGGRIVVMSYHSLEDKIVKSVFQAGSKSSAPLGFPVELEEHKPELKTITKGTEVPTAAEIAENPRAASARLRAVERIKPRRDA; from the coding sequence GTGGAAGAGCAGGACGCGGCAAAGCCCACATCGGAGCGCCACGTACCCGTCCTGAAAGACCGCTGCATCAATCTGCTCGCCCCCGGCTTCGAGGCTGCCAGGAAACGGGGAGCCACCCCTGTCGCCATCGATGCGACCCTGGGCATGGGCGGTCACTCCGAAGCCATGCTGCAGCGTTTTCCGGACCTGCACCTGGTCGGCATTGACCGGGACGAAGAGGCCCTTGCCTTGGCGGGCGCGCGGCTTGAGCCCTTCTCGGACCGGACGGACCTGGTGCACGCCGTGTACGACGAGATCGGCGAAGTCCTCGACGACCTCGGCATCTCCGAGGTCCACGGCATCCTCATGGACCTGGGCGTCTCTTCGCTTCAGTTGGACGAGCGCGAGCGTGGTTTCGCCTACTCCTACGATGCCCCCCTCGACATGCGGATGGACACCAGCCGCGGACAGACAGCAGCCGACGTCGTCAATAACTACAGCGAAGACGAACTGGTGCGCATCATCCGCAAGTGGGGCGAAGAAAAGTTCGCCGGCCGCATTGCCAACAGGATCGTTAATGCCCGGGTGGAGAAACCCTTCGCAACCACCGGTGAACTTGTGGAACAGATCCGCAGTGTTGTTCCCGCCGCAGCGGCCAAGAGCGGTGGACATCCCGCCAAACGCACTTTCCAGGCATTGAGGATTGAGGTCAACGAGGAGCTGGACGTCCTGGAACGGGCTGTTCCCGCAGCTGTGGCCGCTACGGCCATGGGGGGACGGATCGTGGTGATGTCCTATCACTCCCTGGAAGACAAGATCGTGAAGTCGGTTTTCCAGGCTGGATCAAAATCCTCAGCCCCACTCGGTTTCCCCGTGGAACTTGAAGAACATAAACCCGAACTGAAAACCATCACCAAGGGCACGGAAGTTCCAACGGCAGCAGAAATCGCTGAGAACCCCCGCGCGGCGTCCGCCCGATTGAGGGCAGTGGAGCGCATCAAACCAAGGAGAGACGCATGA
- a CDS encoding penicillin-binding protein 2: MAQNPGTSKKTKTPAAKKRLRVGLGIMLTLLLVVGGKLFMVQGLDMGGMAEAALAKRLTPQVLPAERGQIVDANGTVLASSVIRYNLVVDQVLNTNTATFKRYNEKTEEVETVSRDQGISELATLLGSDVEKIREALTGDKKYFVVAKDIKPELEDRISKLNIPGVIPEGVSKRVYPNGSVAGGVVGFLQDGVSGQAGIEQTQDEVLRGVEGKRVFEIGADGLRIPVATDELTPAVDGSDVKLTLNTDIQYFAQQAIQSQVNKMNAEWGSIIVMDIKTGNLVALADTNAPDPNDPGKVDAKDRGVRSVTAAYEPGSVQKMITAAAVIEEGKSFPLDHFTIPTAYTIDGQTFTDAFEHGTEERTLAGILGWSMNTGTVMAGSRLTKEQRYDWLKKFGIGEQTDIGLPAEATGILAKPDQWDERQQYTVLFGQGVSQSTLQTVRAFQSIANDGVMLQPRLIDSYITPQGEEQKVPAKDSRQVVSKETAQQVRDILESAVTEGQIKDAAIDGYRVGAKTGTSQAPREDGLPGFDGYTASMVGMAPMDDPRFIVEVVLQRPKGNIYGVTNGPVFRSVMSQVLRTYNVAPSTGTPARLPQFVK; this comes from the coding sequence GTGGCTCAGAACCCCGGCACATCGAAAAAAACGAAGACGCCGGCGGCAAAAAAGCGGTTGCGGGTTGGTCTTGGCATCATGCTGACGCTGCTGTTGGTAGTGGGCGGCAAGCTGTTCATGGTCCAGGGCCTGGATATGGGCGGAATGGCCGAAGCTGCGCTGGCGAAGCGCCTGACGCCCCAGGTCCTGCCTGCTGAGCGGGGGCAGATCGTTGATGCCAACGGCACTGTCCTGGCCAGCAGCGTCATCCGGTACAACCTCGTTGTGGACCAGGTCCTGAATACGAACACGGCCACCTTTAAGAGGTACAACGAGAAGACCGAAGAGGTTGAGACCGTTTCCAGGGACCAAGGCATCTCGGAGCTGGCCACGCTCCTGGGTTCCGACGTCGAAAAAATCCGCGAGGCGCTGACCGGAGATAAGAAGTACTTCGTGGTCGCCAAAGACATCAAGCCTGAGCTTGAAGACCGGATTTCCAAACTGAATATCCCGGGAGTGATCCCCGAAGGCGTCAGTAAGCGCGTGTATCCAAATGGCAGCGTGGCCGGTGGAGTAGTGGGTTTCCTCCAGGATGGCGTCTCAGGCCAAGCAGGCATCGAGCAGACCCAGGACGAGGTCCTGCGTGGCGTTGAAGGAAAGCGCGTTTTCGAGATCGGCGCTGACGGCCTGAGGATTCCAGTGGCCACCGACGAACTGACTCCGGCAGTGGACGGCAGTGACGTCAAGCTGACCCTGAACACCGATATCCAGTATTTTGCGCAGCAGGCCATCCAAAGCCAAGTGAACAAGATGAATGCCGAGTGGGGTTCCATCATCGTGATGGACATCAAGACCGGCAATCTGGTGGCCCTGGCTGATACCAATGCTCCGGATCCGAACGACCCCGGAAAGGTTGACGCCAAGGACCGTGGCGTCCGCTCCGTGACAGCTGCCTACGAGCCCGGTTCCGTGCAGAAGATGATCACGGCAGCTGCCGTGATCGAAGAAGGCAAGTCGTTCCCCTTGGATCACTTCACGATTCCAACTGCCTACACGATCGACGGGCAGACGTTCACGGACGCCTTTGAGCACGGCACTGAAGAACGCACTTTGGCCGGCATCCTGGGGTGGTCCATGAACACTGGAACCGTCATGGCGGGCAGCAGGTTGACCAAGGAACAGCGCTACGACTGGTTGAAGAAGTTCGGCATCGGTGAGCAGACGGACATCGGACTGCCGGCCGAGGCAACCGGCATCCTGGCAAAGCCTGATCAATGGGACGAACGGCAGCAATACACTGTCCTGTTCGGACAAGGCGTTTCCCAATCGACGCTGCAGACAGTTCGTGCGTTCCAGAGCATCGCGAACGATGGCGTCATGCTGCAGCCAAGGCTTATTGACAGCTACATCACTCCCCAGGGGGAGGAACAGAAGGTTCCGGCCAAGGATTCGCGCCAGGTGGTATCCAAGGAGACCGCCCAGCAGGTGCGGGACATCCTCGAGAGTGCCGTCACTGAGGGGCAGATCAAGGACGCGGCAATCGATGGTTACCGGGTGGGCGCAAAGACGGGAACGTCGCAGGCTCCCCGTGAGGATGGCCTGCCCGGATTCGACGGATACACCGCCTCGATGGTGGGCATGGCGCCCATGGATGACCCGCGTTTCATTGTTGAGGTGGTCCTGCAGCGTCCCAAGGGAAACATCTATGGCGTCACCAACGGACCGGTGTTCCGTTCGGTCATGTCACAGGTGCTGCGGACCTACAACGTGGCCCCGTCCACGGGAACTCCCGCGCGGCTGCCCCAGTTCGTCAAGTAA
- a CDS encoding DUF3040 domain-containing protein, translating to MPLSEHEQKLLEQLEKQLHEDDPKFASTMGSDPIRSWSTRHVIIGVLGAIAGILLLLVGVSMQAIPVGVLGFVVMGAGVYFATLRGAAFGKAGKGKPARGKPKSSFMSSLEERWDERRRDDS from the coding sequence ATGCCCCTCTCGGAGCACGAACAGAAGCTGCTTGAGCAACTTGAAAAGCAACTTCATGAGGACGATCCGAAGTTTGCCAGCACCATGGGCTCGGATCCCATCCGCAGTTGGTCAACCCGGCATGTAATCATCGGCGTGCTTGGCGCCATTGCCGGCATCCTCCTCCTGCTCGTGGGAGTTTCGATGCAGGCGATACCAGTGGGTGTCCTCGGCTTCGTCGTCATGGGTGCTGGCGTCTACTTCGCCACGCTGCGCGGAGCAGCCTTTGGCAAAGCCGGCAAGGGCAAACCAGCCCGGGGCAAACCCAAGAGTTCGTTCATGAGCAGCCTCGAAGAGCGCTGGGACGAGCGGCGCCGCGACGACTCCTAA
- the dinB gene encoding DNA polymerase IV, whose protein sequence is MRQEAFGSGPGAGQESSRSAGDALRELRRTSILHVDMDAFFVSVELRSRPDLRGKPVIVGFPAERSVVLSASYEARATGVKSAMPMSIAMRRCPSAVIINPRHSVYYEVSGQIMEIFASITDLVEPLSVDEAFLDVGGAIRRLGPPLEIGHLIRRRVQSELGITASVGIAGTKFVAKIASTRCKPDGILQINAGDTLAYLHSLPVNALWGVGGKTGEVLARLGIRTVADVAATPVAALKKVLGASGEHVHRLSMGIDPRPVTPTRLEKSIGAEETFSTDTGDNALLHKELLRLSHRTAGRLRSSGMLARTVALKLRYSDFSTVTRSRTVHAPVDSAQMIYQVAVQLLDSLGPRSLSVRLVGVRAEQLEPAGQTSLQLSLDRRDDNWRAAEQALDRVSERFGSKTLLPARLLDPGKPSEAGDQL, encoded by the coding sequence GTGAGGCAGGAAGCATTCGGCAGCGGCCCAGGAGCCGGTCAGGAGTCCTCCCGCAGCGCAGGTGATGCTCTGCGGGAATTGAGGCGAACCAGCATCCTCCACGTTGATATGGATGCGTTTTTTGTCTCCGTTGAACTCCGCAGCAGACCCGATCTCCGGGGAAAGCCAGTGATCGTCGGATTTCCCGCTGAGCGGTCGGTGGTGCTTTCGGCTTCCTACGAGGCCCGGGCCACAGGAGTGAAGTCCGCCATGCCCATGTCGATCGCGATGCGGCGTTGCCCCTCCGCGGTGATCATTAATCCGCGGCATTCGGTGTATTACGAAGTGTCCGGCCAGATCATGGAGATCTTTGCTTCCATTACGGATCTGGTGGAGCCCCTCAGCGTCGATGAAGCCTTCCTCGATGTTGGTGGGGCGATTCGCCGGCTCGGTCCGCCCCTGGAAATAGGACACCTCATCCGCCGAAGGGTCCAGTCGGAACTGGGCATTACGGCATCTGTGGGAATTGCGGGCACCAAGTTCGTGGCCAAAATCGCCTCCACGCGGTGCAAGCCCGACGGAATCCTGCAGATCAACGCCGGGGACACCCTTGCCTATCTTCACAGTCTCCCCGTTAATGCTCTGTGGGGCGTGGGTGGAAAGACCGGAGAGGTGCTTGCCCGCCTTGGCATCCGAACTGTGGCAGATGTGGCGGCAACTCCGGTGGCTGCCCTGAAGAAGGTCCTCGGTGCCAGCGGGGAACACGTCCACCGGCTGTCCATGGGAATAGATCCCCGCCCGGTGACGCCTACCAGGCTTGAGAAGAGCATCGGGGCGGAAGAGACCTTCTCCACCGATACGGGTGACAATGCCTTGCTGCACAAGGAATTGCTGCGCTTATCCCACCGGACGGCGGGAAGGCTGCGCAGTTCCGGCATGCTGGCCAGGACCGTGGCCCTGAAGCTCCGGTACTCGGACTTTTCCACGGTCACACGGAGCCGGACCGTTCATGCCCCAGTGGACAGCGCGCAGATGATCTACCAAGTGGCGGTACAACTGCTCGATTCATTGGGGCCGCGGTCCCTGAGCGTCCGCCTCGTTGGGGTACGGGCGGAGCAGCTTGAGCCCGCCGGGCAAACATCCCTCCAACTAAGCCTGGACCGCCGGGACGACAACTGGCGGGCAGCGGAGCAGGCCTTGGACCGGGTTTCGGAACGTTTCGGGTCCAAAACCCTCCTTCCAGCAAGACTCCTCGACCCCGGAAAGCCCTCCGAGGCAGGTGATCAACTGTGA